Proteins from a single region of Dyadobacter fanqingshengii:
- a CDS encoding glycoside hydrolase family 15 protein, with the protein MPKKNPEHARIEDYGLIGNLKTVALVSVEGSIDFMCYPAFDSPTVFAKLLDNKTGGCFAIFPQMDGYNTKQLYLPATAVLLTRFFSEEGIAEVTDYMPVDDKMDKSNAIVRQVKTVRGKITFQAKCEPAFDYANASHTSKMRDAGVYFHANDADGTVMRLIADVPLQIRKNAGYAEFTLEQGKTAYLVLECGKSQVDEENPIEAYKKNTYQDTVDFWRNWSKKSSYKGRWTGTVNRSAITLKLLTSREQGSMVAAPTFSLPEVIGGGRNWDYRFMWIRDAAFTMYAFLRLGYTDEATSFLEWIHDRCQEDKLYLMYTIDGGHDMEEKELAHLSGYQNSKPVRIGNGAQGQNQLDIYGELIDTIYIYNKQHSAITFEFWETIVEQVNVVIEKWKTADHGIWEIRNTEKHFLHSRLMCWVAMDRAIKIGQQRSFPFPENEWKQVRDDIYTDIYENFWNEEIGAWVQHKGAKTVDASVLLMSLMHFISPHEPRWLSTLKVVEEQLGVDVLLYRYKNGETSFDGLEGEEGTFNMCSFWYIESLAKSGEVAKALDSFEKMIGYANHLGLFSEQIGHKAEHLGNFPQAFTHLALISAALEIDKQLDRQ; encoded by the coding sequence ATGCCCAAAAAGAACCCTGAACATGCGCGGATTGAGGATTATGGATTGATTGGAAATCTAAAAACCGTTGCACTTGTTTCCGTAGAAGGCTCTATCGATTTCATGTGTTACCCTGCTTTCGACTCGCCGACGGTTTTTGCAAAATTATTGGATAACAAAACCGGCGGGTGCTTTGCCATTTTTCCGCAAATGGACGGGTACAACACCAAGCAGCTTTACCTTCCGGCGACCGCGGTCCTGCTGACCCGGTTTTTCTCAGAGGAAGGCATTGCGGAAGTCACGGATTACATGCCGGTTGACGACAAGATGGATAAATCCAATGCGATCGTGCGGCAGGTGAAGACGGTTCGGGGAAAGATCACTTTTCAGGCGAAATGCGAACCTGCTTTTGACTACGCCAATGCTTCGCATACGAGTAAGATGCGCGATGCCGGAGTGTATTTCCATGCAAATGATGCAGATGGAACGGTTATGCGTCTGATTGCGGATGTTCCTTTGCAGATCAGAAAGAATGCGGGTTATGCCGAGTTCACGCTTGAACAGGGTAAAACGGCCTATCTGGTATTGGAATGCGGCAAAAGTCAGGTTGATGAGGAAAACCCGATCGAAGCCTACAAGAAAAATACTTACCAGGATACGGTCGATTTCTGGCGGAATTGGTCCAAAAAATCTAGTTACAAAGGCCGCTGGACCGGGACTGTAAACCGCTCGGCGATTACGCTCAAATTGCTGACTTCACGCGAGCAGGGTTCGATGGTGGCCGCCCCGACATTCAGCTTGCCGGAGGTGATCGGCGGCGGGCGCAACTGGGATTACCGATTCATGTGGATCAGGGACGCCGCTTTCACGATGTACGCATTCCTCCGGCTCGGGTATACAGACGAGGCCACGTCATTTCTGGAATGGATCCACGACCGCTGCCAGGAAGACAAGCTTTATCTCATGTACACGATCGACGGCGGGCATGATATGGAAGAAAAAGAGCTTGCGCATTTGAGCGGTTATCAAAATTCAAAACCGGTAAGGATCGGCAACGGCGCACAGGGCCAGAACCAGCTGGATATTTATGGGGAGTTGATTGACACCATTTACATTTATAACAAACAGCATTCAGCCATTACGTTTGAGTTTTGGGAAACCATTGTGGAACAGGTGAATGTGGTTATAGAGAAGTGGAAAACGGCCGATCACGGGATTTGGGAAATCCGGAACACCGAAAAGCATTTTCTACACAGCCGCTTGATGTGCTGGGTGGCCATGGACCGAGCGATCAAAATTGGCCAGCAGCGCTCGTTTCCTTTTCCTGAAAATGAATGGAAACAGGTGCGGGATGACATCTATACAGACATATATGAAAATTTCTGGAATGAGGAAATCGGTGCCTGGGTGCAGCACAAAGGCGCAAAAACCGTAGACGCCAGTGTTCTGCTGATGTCGCTCATGCACTTTATATCACCCCACGAACCACGCTGGCTATCCACATTGAAAGTCGTGGAAGAACAACTGGGCGTCGATGTGCTTTTATATCGCTACAAAAACGGCGAAACATCATTCGACGGCCTGGAAGGGGAAGAAGGCACATTCAATATGTGCTCATTCTGGTACATTGAATCACTCGCCAAAAGTGGGGAAGTTGCAAAAGCACTTGATAGTTTCGAGAAAATGATAGGTTATGCCAACCATCTTGGCTTATTCAGCGAACAGATCGGTCACAAGGCCGAACATTTAGGCAACTTCCCGCAAGCATTTACGCACCTGGCTCTCATCAGCGCCGCATTGGAAATTGACAAGCAGCTCGACAGACAGTGA
- a CDS encoding TonB-dependent receptor — MKITIIMALCLASMSVYGQKRITISGFVKEKGSQELLTSANVYIARSATGSVTNNYGFYSLTIPASDSVTIAYSLVGYETVTHTIAAHQDLEFNVVLPSVRQLDEVVISARKQEDYISNSAQMSVLEIPIEQIKKIPSLLGEKDVLRGLQLMPGVQKGTEGQTGLYVRGGGPDQNLILLDDAVVYNASHLFGFFSVFNSDAIKRVELTKGGFPARYGGRLSSVVEMDMKEGSKEKLQGQGGIGLISSRLTLEGPISKGKSSFLISGRRTYIDVLAAPVLKYMEKKKDQNGFRPGYYFYDLNAKINYDLGPKNKLYVSGYLGQDKFSVKEEHGTFKMKAGLDWGNATGTMRWNHVFNRKLFANTAFVFTHFNFTTTSYFREAVGNSDATTESRLRYDSRIQDLSFKSDFDFYPNTSHSIKFGIQATRHKSTPSALAISGTKSEDNIDPVEKPVYSLEAGAYFEDTWHPFEALKMNLGARLSYFKAKKKMYINPEPRFSAALRLAPDFSAKASYARMNQYVHLLSNTGLGLPTDLWVTSTDRIAPQQSSQVAFGFARDLRDKGLTITLEGFYKDMKRILSYREGANFLGVNGENASDVDWQNNVTSGKGWSYGSEFLVQKKSGKLSGWVGYTLSWIYWKFPELNNGQKFHPRYDRRHDLSVVGIYELNKRITMSASWVYGTGNALTVPAATYYPVSDNYFNRFDPTETILNSTYKEFKASEFPAKNSFRAEAFHRMDLSIQFHKKKKHHERTWEFSVYNAYNRKNPFFYDRSEEKMANGEWKTVLKKYSLFPVLPSFSYNFKF; from the coding sequence ATGAAAATAACTATCATAATGGCCCTATGTCTGGCTTCAATGTCAGTTTATGGGCAGAAACGTATAACTATAAGCGGTTTTGTGAAAGAAAAGGGAAGCCAGGAGTTGCTGACTAGTGCTAATGTCTACATCGCGCGCTCTGCGACAGGATCGGTGACCAATAATTATGGGTTTTATTCCCTCACTATCCCCGCATCTGATTCGGTGACTATTGCCTATTCGCTGGTGGGTTATGAAACTGTAACCCATACTATCGCGGCTCACCAGGATTTGGAATTCAATGTGGTTTTGCCATCTGTTCGTCAATTAGACGAAGTTGTAATTTCCGCTCGCAAGCAGGAAGACTATATTAGTAATTCGGCCCAGATGAGTGTGCTGGAAATTCCCATTGAACAGATTAAGAAAATTCCTTCGCTACTGGGTGAGAAGGATGTTTTAAGAGGATTACAACTCATGCCCGGTGTGCAAAAGGGCACCGAAGGCCAAACAGGATTATATGTCCGCGGCGGCGGCCCGGATCAGAATCTGATCCTTCTGGACGACGCTGTGGTTTATAATGCTAGCCATCTTTTTGGATTCTTTTCCGTATTCAACAGCGACGCTATCAAGCGAGTCGAATTGACAAAAGGCGGCTTCCCGGCTCGTTACGGCGGTCGGCTTTCTTCGGTCGTGGAAATGGATATGAAAGAAGGAAGTAAAGAAAAGCTGCAGGGACAGGGTGGAATCGGGCTTATTTCATCCCGGCTAACTTTGGAAGGGCCGATATCAAAAGGAAAATCGTCATTCCTGATCTCCGGTAGAAGAACTTACATTGACGTGCTGGCTGCTCCTGTTTTGAAATACATGGAAAAAAAGAAGGACCAAAATGGATTTCGGCCAGGTTATTATTTCTATGATTTGAATGCGAAGATCAATTATGACCTCGGGCCAAAAAACAAGCTTTATGTGAGTGGCTATTTAGGACAGGACAAATTTTCTGTCAAAGAAGAGCACGGGACATTTAAAATGAAAGCCGGCCTGGATTGGGGCAATGCGACTGGAACGATGCGCTGGAACCATGTTTTCAATCGTAAGCTGTTTGCGAATACAGCCTTTGTTTTTACCCATTTCAATTTTACGACGACGAGTTATTTTAGGGAGGCGGTTGGCAATAGCGATGCTACGACCGAGTCAAGGCTGCGTTATGATTCGCGGATTCAGGATTTGAGCTTTAAAAGCGATTTTGATTTCTATCCAAATACGTCGCATTCCATCAAATTCGGCATACAAGCCACACGTCACAAATCCACACCGTCCGCTTTGGCAATTTCCGGCACAAAGAGCGAGGACAACATTGATCCTGTTGAAAAGCCGGTTTATTCATTGGAAGCCGGTGCTTATTTCGAAGACACCTGGCACCCTTTTGAAGCATTGAAAATGAATCTGGGCGCTCGATTAAGCTATTTTAAAGCGAAAAAAAAGATGTACATTAATCCCGAGCCGCGTTTTTCCGCAGCATTGCGGCTCGCACCGGATTTCTCAGCGAAGGCTTCTTACGCGCGGATGAATCAATATGTGCATTTGTTGTCCAACACTGGATTGGGCTTACCAACTGACTTATGGGTGACCAGCACGGACCGTATTGCTCCCCAGCAGTCGAGCCAAGTGGCGTTCGGATTCGCGAGAGATTTGCGAGACAAAGGCTTAACCATCACATTGGAAGGATTTTATAAGGATATGAAACGTATTCTCAGCTACCGCGAAGGCGCTAATTTTCTGGGTGTGAATGGAGAAAACGCCAGTGATGTAGATTGGCAGAACAACGTTACATCAGGAAAAGGCTGGTCTTATGGTTCTGAATTTTTAGTCCAAAAAAAGAGCGGCAAGCTGTCCGGCTGGGTAGGGTATACATTATCCTGGATTTACTGGAAATTCCCCGAACTGAACAACGGGCAGAAATTCCATCCGCGCTACGACCGCCGGCATGATCTTTCCGTTGTAGGAATTTATGAGCTCAACAAGCGCATAACCATGTCAGCAAGCTGGGTGTACGGAACCGGAAACGCACTTACAGTTCCCGCCGCCACCTATTATCCTGTCAGTGATAATTATTTCAACCGATTTGACCCCACTGAAACTATACTAAACAGCACTTATAAGGAATTCAAGGCTTCTGAATTCCCGGCAAAGAACAGTTTCCGCGCAGAAGCATTTCACCGGATGGACCTTTCAATTCAGTTTCATAAGAAAAAGAAACACCACGAACGGACCTGGGAATTCAGTGTTTATAATGCCTACAATCGTAAAAATCCGTTTTTCTATGACCGTTCGGAAGAAAAGATGGCCAATGGGGAGTGGAAAACTGTGTTGAAAAAATATTCCCTGTTTCCCGTTTTGCCGTCATTCAGTTACAACTTTAAATTTTGA
- a CDS encoding T9SS type A sorting domain-containing protein yields the protein MLLPVFTGVSQAQKTHVAGRPGSGSFGSKITVLTNGNYVVTDPDWSNGGVAKVGAVYLYDGATHKLISTLTGSKANDHVGNFGVTALSNGNFVVSSPHWSNGSASNAGAVTWANGTAGISGKVNASNSLVGSQADDFIGSGYVYPLKNGNYVVRSTQWNNGPAAEAGAVTWGNGNTGITGVVSASNSLVGLKADDKVGTDNVVELANGNFVVQSRHWDNGSVHNAGAVTLASGTTGITGAVSVSNSLVGSSANDQVGFHVLALANGNYVVRSYGWNNGPMAEAGAVTWGNGLTGITGVVSASNSLVGSTAHSYVGNLTALANGNYVVASPYWDNGPVIDAGAVTWCDGSKGMTGVISAANSLVGSRTRDMVGNVFPLSNGNYVVGSSGWQVATDVRVGAATWVNGTTGLTGVVSTSNSLVGTTDLDEVGGIITALTNGNYVVSSFGWSNGPVRAAGAVTLANGTTGMTGVVSVSNSLVGSSEEDEVGYVVPLTNGNYVVSSYNWDNASVKDAGAVTWCTGTTGLTGVVNASNSLVGSTEDDKVGYNIRGLGNGNYVVSSIYWKSVPENYTGAVTWGDGNTGITGPVSVSNSLVGSPAHDFIGFIYELDNGDYFISAFQWHNGDKYHAGAMTPLSGQASLSGVAKSCNSILGTTANGGWTFNVTRNNVYDYALVGYGAGNFYVIVKDGSVDDNLAGDHSEVTETIAGAPVTFLNDCGEVGIVAPSAEGSAVNGAVSVKVYVANSAPSAGQPYVRRHYDITPASNANTATGRVTLFFAQSDFDDFNDNRESAPALPTGPTDNDGIQNIRITQNHGTSQYGSPGSYTGWTGAGPAVVLINPEDGDIVWNDVAKRWEVGFAVTGFSGFFVHSNVDETVLPVHLVSFAAQKAEGNALLKWKTTSEINASHFDVERSVDGKQYIIVGTMQAIGDANKEVDYSFTDTTFASLARVAYYRLRSVDADGSYAYSHVVSLQDDGKHLSNYLYPNPVQTGTSVMFNAGSRPGNIHIVDLKGRRIDAAITQRSDTEFVLSQLPQGIYVVKFDTDHGTEIQKLVVE from the coding sequence TTGCTGCTACCGGTCTTCACCGGCGTATCGCAGGCTCAGAAAACCCATGTCGCCGGTCGTCCGGGCAGCGGAAGTTTTGGCAGCAAAATCACTGTATTAACCAATGGGAATTACGTAGTAACCGACCCTGACTGGAGCAACGGAGGAGTCGCTAAGGTGGGCGCAGTATATCTTTATGACGGTGCTACCCATAAACTGATCAGTACTCTCACTGGCAGTAAAGCAAATGACCACGTGGGGAATTTTGGTGTTACAGCGCTAAGTAATGGCAATTTCGTCGTCAGCAGTCCGCATTGGAGTAATGGTTCTGCAAGCAATGCGGGAGCAGTGACCTGGGCAAACGGGACCGCAGGCATCTCAGGCAAGGTCAACGCCTCCAATTCGCTGGTGGGCTCCCAGGCTGACGATTTTATTGGCAGTGGATATGTATATCCGCTCAAGAATGGAAACTATGTTGTTCGGAGCACGCAGTGGAACAATGGTCCTGCGGCCGAAGCCGGAGCAGTAACCTGGGGGAACGGGAACACAGGTATCACGGGTGTTGTAAGTGCTTCCAATTCTCTGGTAGGACTCAAGGCTGATGACAAGGTAGGCACTGACAATGTTGTTGAGCTCGCAAACGGGAACTTTGTTGTCCAGAGCCGCCATTGGGATAATGGTTCAGTACACAATGCGGGGGCAGTGACCCTGGCCAGCGGAACAACCGGAATAACCGGTGCAGTGAGCGTATCCAATTCGCTGGTGGGATCCAGTGCTAATGATCAGGTGGGTTTTCACGTTCTTGCTCTCGCTAATGGAAATTATGTGGTCAGAAGTTATGGCTGGAACAATGGGCCTATGGCTGAGGCGGGAGCGGTAACCTGGGGGAATGGTTTAACCGGAATAACAGGTGTTGTGAGCGCTTCTAATTCACTGGTAGGATCAACTGCACATAGTTATGTTGGTAACTTGACTGCCCTTGCCAATGGTAATTATGTTGTCGCTAGTCCATATTGGGACAATGGGCCTGTAATAGATGCAGGGGCAGTGACATGGTGTGATGGCTCAAAAGGGATGACGGGCGTCATCTCAGCTGCCAACTCGCTTGTAGGTTCCAGAACGCGCGATATGGTAGGCAATGTCTTTCCGTTAAGTAATGGCAATTACGTAGTTGGAAGTTCCGGCTGGCAGGTTGCAACGGATGTGCGGGTTGGGGCTGCTACATGGGTGAATGGAACTACGGGTTTAACAGGCGTGGTGAGCACTTCAAACTCGCTGGTGGGTACAACGGATTTAGACGAGGTAGGGGGCATCATTACTGCATTGACCAACGGAAATTATGTTGTTTCGAGTTTTGGCTGGAGCAATGGTCCGGTCAGAGCTGCGGGAGCGGTAACATTGGCAAATGGGACTACCGGAATGACAGGTGTCGTAAGTGTTTCTAATTCGCTGGTAGGATCTTCGGAGGAGGACGAGGTAGGCTATGTTGTTCCGCTTACAAATGGGAACTATGTGGTTTCAAGCTATAATTGGGATAATGCTTCGGTTAAAGATGCAGGAGCTGTAACCTGGTGCACTGGGACAACAGGGTTAACAGGAGTTGTGAATGCTTCCAATTCGCTGGTAGGATCAACTGAAGACGACAAGGTCGGATATAATATCCGGGGGCTTGGCAACGGGAATTATGTGGTATCAAGCATTTATTGGAAAAGTGTTCCGGAAAATTATACCGGAGCGGTAACCTGGGGGGATGGGAATACGGGAATAACAGGTCCTGTGAGCGTTTCCAACTCATTGGTTGGATCTCCTGCGCACGATTTCATTGGCTTTATCTATGAGTTGGATAACGGGGATTATTTTATAAGCGCCTTTCAATGGCATAATGGAGACAAGTATCATGCAGGAGCAATGACCCCATTGAGCGGGCAAGCATCCTTGTCAGGCGTTGCCAAATCATGTAATAGTATCCTTGGCACAACCGCGAATGGAGGCTGGACATTTAATGTTACCCGAAACAATGTGTACGATTATGCGCTGGTAGGATATGGTGCCGGAAACTTCTATGTTATCGTTAAAGACGGTTCGGTGGACGATAATCTGGCGGGTGACCATTCAGAAGTTACCGAAACAATTGCCGGCGCTCCGGTAACATTCCTGAATGATTGCGGTGAAGTAGGCATAGTAGCCCCTTCCGCAGAAGGCTCTGCCGTTAATGGAGCAGTGAGTGTGAAAGTTTATGTTGCAAACTCGGCCCCTTCTGCTGGTCAGCCTTACGTACGTCGGCATTACGACATTACCCCTGCATCTAATGCCAACACGGCCACCGGGCGGGTCACGCTTTTTTTCGCTCAATCTGATTTTGACGATTTTAATGATAACCGAGAAAGTGCACCTGCTTTACCGACCGGCCCGACGGACAATGACGGCATCCAAAACATTCGCATTACTCAAAACCATGGTACGAGCCAATATGGCTCTCCTGGAAGTTACACCGGCTGGACCGGAGCTGGGCCGGCTGTAGTGTTGATAAACCCGGAGGATGGCGATATTGTGTGGAACGACGTGGCAAAGCGCTGGGAAGTAGGCTTTGCGGTAACAGGTTTTTCAGGGTTTTTTGTCCACAGCAATGTGGATGAGACCGTTTTGCCTGTGCATCTGGTCAGCTTTGCGGCGCAGAAGGCGGAAGGGAATGCGCTATTAAAATGGAAGACCACAAGCGAAATAAATGCTTCTCACTTTGATGTAGAAAGAAGTGTTGACGGCAAACAATACATTATAGTCGGAACAATGCAAGCAATCGGCGACGCAAATAAAGAAGTTGACTATTCTTTTACCGATACTACATTTGCCTCTTTGGCTCGGGTTGCCTATTACCGTTTGCGCTCTGTGGATGCCGACGGCAGTTACGCGTATAGTCATGTTGTGAGTTTGCAAGATGATGGAAAACATCTGTCTAACTATTTATATCCCAATCCAGTACAAACCGGAACATCTGTCATGTTCAACGCTGGCAGCAGGCCTGGCAATATTCACATTGTGGATTTGAAGGGCAGGAGAATTGACGCAGCAATTACACAACGGAGCGACACTGAGTTTGTCTTGAGTCAGTTGCCTCAGGGCATATATGTGGTTAAATTCGATACTGACCATGGCACTGAAATCCAAAAACTGGTTGTAGAGTAG
- a CDS encoding DUF4249 domain-containing protein has protein sequence MNTIKSIFSIALLISILSACETPLTNIPPSKLPQAESKLVVNSIISPQLPYINVLVTESIPLFTKTEATERRVENATVKLSDGVNEITIPYDTENKLYSIQQSKFPIEDSKTYYLSISDNTRSVTAKCTVPGKKPVIKSYEFDTMLVDNSYTKDTVLTLRMSWQDVPGDTNYYKLDAVIDYQYSVGIVTDNNEIREELLTDNFHFYWQGQEGKSEFMSDKYLDGNIMNSLLGKFNYFRPRQLTMADGEKETYNPKNKVLGVLLQVLNVDSNYYKYMRSIEITGNSDTPFAEPAPLYSNTNGGLGCFAAYNAAQLKIVFPNKR, from the coding sequence ATGAACACAATCAAATCGATTTTCAGCATAGCGCTGTTAATCAGTATATTATCCGCTTGCGAAACTCCATTAACCAACATCCCGCCTTCGAAGCTGCCGCAAGCGGAATCCAAGCTGGTTGTTAACTCGATAATCTCGCCCCAGTTACCATATATTAATGTGCTGGTTACGGAGTCGATCCCACTATTTACAAAAACAGAAGCAACGGAAAGACGCGTGGAAAATGCCACCGTGAAGCTATCCGATGGTGTGAATGAAATCACCATTCCTTATGACACGGAGAATAAACTTTACTCCATTCAACAGTCCAAATTCCCTATTGAAGATTCAAAAACGTATTATTTATCTATTTCTGACAACACCAGAAGTGTTACTGCAAAATGCACGGTTCCCGGCAAGAAGCCTGTGATTAAATCGTACGAATTTGATACCATGCTGGTCGACAACTCATATACGAAAGACACCGTCCTTACATTGCGGATGAGCTGGCAGGATGTTCCAGGCGACACAAATTACTACAAGCTCGATGCTGTAATAGACTACCAATACTCCGTTGGTATTGTGACCGATAACAACGAAATCAGGGAAGAGCTACTCACAGACAATTTCCATTTTTACTGGCAAGGACAGGAGGGAAAGAGTGAATTCATGAGTGATAAATACCTGGATGGAAATATCATGAATTCGCTGCTTGGGAAATTCAATTATTTCCGGCCAAGGCAATTGACTATGGCTGATGGTGAAAAAGAAACCTATAACCCCAAAAACAAGGTTTTAGGGGTATTGCTGCAAGTCCTGAATGTTGATTCGAACTATTACAAATACATGCGTTCAATTGAAATTACAGGAAATTCGGACACTCCATTTGCAGAACCTGCGCCGCTTTATTCCAATACTAACGGCGGACTTGGATGTTTTGCTGCGTACAATGCGGCGCAGTTAAAGATCGTTTTTCCAAATAAACGATAG
- a CDS encoding DUF4180 domain-containing protein: protein MNIISHTMGEVQIGEVTSDKLIIETAEDGLDLLGNLYYQAFDSIIIHEENITPSFFDLKTGMAGEILQKFSNYRIRLAIIGNFEKYPGKSIQDFITESNRSGRVNFVSSVSEALERLSGRH, encoded by the coding sequence ATGAACATTATATCGCATACAATGGGTGAAGTTCAGATAGGCGAAGTCACTTCCGACAAGCTGATTATTGAAACGGCAGAAGATGGACTGGACCTGCTGGGAAACCTTTATTACCAGGCATTTGACAGCATTATCATCCACGAAGAGAACATTACGCCTTCCTTTTTTGACCTGAAAACGGGTATGGCCGGAGAAATTCTCCAAAAGTTTTCAAACTACCGGATTCGCCTGGCCATTATCGGAAATTTTGAGAAATATCCTGGAAAGAGCATTCAAGACTTTATTACGGAAAGTAACCGGAGCGGGCGAGTTAACTTTGTGAGTAGTGTTTCGGAAGCGTTGGAAAGGCTTTCGGGAAGGCATTGA